The [Clostridium] colinum genome includes the window AAAAATTATATATTAATATAAAAATATGAAAAACATTATTGTAAAAAATGTAAATATAATGTAAAATATATGTGTAGGATTATAAATTGTAAGTAAATATTTAAAATTTTTAACTATCTTAGGAGGAACAAAATATGAGCGGAAGCTGTAAAGGTGAAATAAAAATCTTTACTTGTAACGGAAATAAAAAACTTGCAGAACAAGTGGCTAATGAGCTAGGAATATCTTTATCTAAATGTAGTGTTAGTAAATTTAGTGATGGTGAAATTAGCGTTGCTATAGATGAAACTGTTAGGGGATGTGATGTATATATTATTCAACCAACTTCATATCCTGTTAATGATAATTTAATGGAGCTTTTAATAATGATTGATGCTTGCAAAAGAGCTTCAGCTGGTCGTATAAATGCAGTTATACCATATTATGGATATGCAAGACAAGATAGAAAGGTTAAAGCACGTGACCCAATTAGTGCTAAACTTGTAGCTAATTTAATAACAAGTGCTGGTGCAGATAGAGTTATATCTATGGATTTACATTGTGCTCAAATACAAGGCTTTTTTGACATACCAGTTGACCATTTATTTGGTATGCCTATATTAGTGTCTTACTATGAAGAGAAATTTAAAAATAATAAAGAAGATTTAGTAGTAGTTTCTCCAGATTTAGGTAGTGTTGCAAGAAATAGACATTTTGCAGAAAAGTTAGACATACCTTTAGCTATTGTTGACAAAAGAAGACCAAAACCTAATGTTTCTGAAATAATGAATATAATAGGTGATATAAAAGACAAAGATATTATACTTGTTGATGATATGATAGATACAGCAGGTACTATAACAAATGCTGCTAATGCTCTTAAAGAAAGAGGTGCAAAAAGCGTTTATGCTTGTTGTACACACCCTATATTATCTGGTAAAGCAATAGAAAGAATAGAATCTAGTGCGATAGAAGAATTATTAGTTTTAAATACAGTAGAGCTACCAGAAGATAAAAATATATCTAAAATAAAACAATTATCGGTTTCTAAATTAATATCTAGCGCTATTAACCGTATACATAACGAAGAACCAGTTTCTGATATATTTTAAATAATTAAAGATTAACCTTTAAATAGTTTATAAGGGTTAATTTTTTTTATTGGTATTATTTATAAAATACTTTTTATGTGTTAAGTATATTACAACTTTTGACGAAATAATATAAAAGGCATATTTTAATTATTTTTGGAAGGTGAAATATATGATATTAAATACAAATGTTCAAGCATTATTAACTACTAATGCATTGTGGCATAGAAATAATAGCTTACAAAAAGCATCTACAAATTTATCTTTAGGCACA containing:
- a CDS encoding ribose-phosphate diphosphokinase — encoded protein: MSGSCKGEIKIFTCNGNKKLAEQVANELGISLSKCSVSKFSDGEISVAIDETVRGCDVYIIQPTSYPVNDNLMELLIMIDACKRASAGRINAVIPYYGYARQDRKVKARDPISAKLVANLITSAGADRVISMDLHCAQIQGFFDIPVDHLFGMPILVSYYEEKFKNNKEDLVVVSPDLGSVARNRHFAEKLDIPLAIVDKRRPKPNVSEIMNIIGDIKDKDIILVDDMIDTAGTITNAANALKERGAKSVYACCTHPILSGKAIERIESSAIEELLVLNTVELPEDKNISKIKQLSVSKLISSAINRIHNEEPVSDIF